One genomic window of Augochlora pura isolate Apur16 chromosome 5, APUR_v2.2.1, whole genome shotgun sequence includes the following:
- the LOC144469778 gene encoding mitochondrial glutamate carrier 1, whose amino-acid sequence MEKKDSAEAAKQFKLLPKIINGGIAGIIGVSVVFPLDLVKTRLQNQVIGPNGERMYKSMLDCFKKTYREEGYFGMYKGSGVNILLITPEKAIKLTANDTFRHYLSTGPGQKLPIQREMLAGGLAGACQIIVTTPMELLKIQMQDAGRVAAAAKKAGKTVPKVSALSLTKDLLKKRGILGLYQGTGATALRDVTFSVIYFPLFARLNDIGPKREDGSSVFWCSFLAGCAAGSTAALMVNPFDVIKTRLQIIKKAPGEPTYDGVFDCISKTMRNEGPTAFFKGGACRMIVIAPLFGIAQTVYYLGVAEGLLGLK is encoded by the exons ATGGAAAAGAAGGACAGCGCGGAAGCTGCGAAACAATTTAA ACTCttaccaaaaattataaatggcGGAATCGCAGGTATTATCGGTGTTTCTGTGGTGTTCCCATTGGACTTGGTTAAAACACGATTACAGAATCAAGTTATCGGCCCTAATGGGGAACGAATGTATAAATCTAT GCTAGACTGTTTTAAGAAAACGTACAGAGAGGAAGGATATTTCGGCATGTACAAAGGATCTGGTGTAAATATTCTTCTGATCACTCCTGAAAAAGCTATCAAACTCACTGCCAATGATACGTTCCGTCATTATCTGTCCACTGGTCCTGG ACAGAAGCTGCCAATTCAACGTGAGATGCTTGCTGGAGGTCTTGCAGGAGCATgtcaaattattgtaacaaccCCGATGGAGCTCCTGAAAATTCAAATGCAAGATGCAGGTCGTGTCGCTGCGGCAGCAAAGAAAG CTGGGAAAACGGTACCAAAGGTATCAGCCCTCTCCTTAACAAAAGATCTTCTTAAAAAGAGAGGTATTTTAGGACTCTATCAAGGTACTGGTGCCACAGCTCTTAGAGACGTAACGTTCTCAGTTATCTACTTCCCTTTGTTTGCTAGACTGAATGATATTGGTCCAAAAAGAGAGGATGGTTCTT CTGTATTTTGGTGTTCATTCTTGGCTGGTTGTGCTGCTGGATCTACGGCTGCTCTAATGGTGAATCCATTTGATGTAATCAAAACTAGGCTACAAATAATCAAAAAAGCTCCTGGTGAACCAACATATGATGGTGTATTCGATTGCATAAG TAAAACAATGAGAAACGAAGGACCGACAGCGTTCTTTAAAGGCGGAGCCTGCAGAATGATCGTGATAGCACCTCTTTTCGGGATTGCACAAACAGTATACTACCTCGGCGTTGCAGAGGGGCTCTTGGGCCTTAAATGA